From the Periophthalmus magnuspinnatus isolate fPerMag1 chromosome 1, fPerMag1.2.pri, whole genome shotgun sequence genome, one window contains:
- the atf7ip gene encoding activating transcription factor 7-interacting protein 1 isoform X2, with protein MEVVVNEEKKKIFRARKTMKISDRQQLETLHSTLLTSSSGLSNSPPPLMNGTHKEDGPNPEDNQQESPNAKDDLPGSPVSPFHSLNSELKKLENDESRPSSPNLNLDIPSEKAPKQTPEDHTEPVAENEAVEDDTTEDQAESTNSVKDSEGLPPQSPVVQTDCSEPMETDSGSTKAVDSATAETKTDKQTDEKTPSSLSSNEVVSSPSSACKAEATVTEKDAEPEKVKEKNVPVAEVKKEAKVAVDLKTKVKSEKDTIKQARPSSTPPSDAVKEERTSGIKRTLSEGFEPNGPSISREVKRPKMENEEFEAQLELKITAKAGNHLKLEKIVQKLVEDKLRVLEMSIFDRSLQELKDRVDQIDCRTKHHTAMNTLQAKIARLAKKFGEANQASENKKKQEALAAAAAASSNTTPAPPAPAAKTVPNSLQTQRPARSSVEVKQTTTIAVASTSIPSPATTTPAISASVPTTTTLVSQTPILQLIASTANAVSNLTASSTTQSPTSTLVLKNGMMATGQPLLIQLPLSMANGQAGTLVNIPVSSLNAVTSLNKAKTTAPTTTFILKSAPTSTAVPSAATLPAIQAPVSHVPTSQISLARAVYQGGAGGITTPNSGVSVTSVRAPTQSVSVAGAMSSASSLVTSGPAATGSTAPGPPQGTSLTTKTDNQVPGPSSSKAPPSAPRPKGSVIDLTEEDDDVLVTGVKSATVTTATAIRSQTSITSTARSSPQTNPTSSSNPQLSTHHRPLLDSKSRNTTSTPTRSSSVALPPLPSAPVPPRLPPEAEKTSVPQQPQLKLVPSQTGIVLSWCVAETDLTCAAVDSYHLYAFHQDNSNSNPSQQHWKKIGEVKALPLPMACTLTQFQTGSTYHFAVRAKDIYGRFGAFCEPQCTNVINSSSS; from the exons ATGGAAGTTGTTGTGAatgaggagaaaaagaaaatttTCCGTGCCAGAAAAACCATGAAGATCAGTGATCGTCAGCAGCTAGAGACTCTTCACAGCACTTTACTGACCTCGTCTTCAGGTTTGTCAAACTCTCCACCGCCGCTCATGAATGGAACACACAAAGAGGATGGACCAAATCCTGAAGATAATCAACAAG AAAGTCCAAATGCAAAGGATGACCTGCCTGGCTCTCCAGTATCTCCATTCCACTCGCTAAATTCTGAACTGAAAAAATTAGAGAATGACGAGTCACGCCCTTCATCCCCAAATTTAAACCTGGACATTCCATCCGAAAAGGCCCCCAAACAAACTCCAGAAGACCACACTGAGCCAGTCGCTGAAAACGAAGCC GTGGAAGATGACACTACAGAGGATCAAGCAGAATCAACAAATTCTGTGAAGGATTCTGAAGGCCTGCCTCCTCAGTCTCCTGTGGTGCAAACTGATTGCTCTGAACCAATGGAAACAGACAGTGGCTCCACAAAAGCAGTGGACTCTGCAACAGCAGAAACCAAAACAGATAAACAGACTGATGAAAAAACACCTTCTTCGTTATCTTCAAATGAGGTTGTTTCTTCCCCTTCTTCCGCCTGCAAAGCTGAAGCTACTGTCACTGAAAAAGACGCAGAACCAGAGAAAGTAAAGGAAAAGAATGTTCCAGTTGCCGAGGTGAAAAAAGAGGCGAAAGTGGCTGtcgatttaaaaacaaaagtgaaaagtgaaaaggaTACAATCAAACAAGCCCGACCTTCCTCAACTCCACCGTCAGATGCAG ttAAAGAAGAGAGAACGTCTGGAATAAAACGCACCCTCTCAGAGGGATTTGAACCCAATGGACCTTCTATAAGCAGAGAAGTCAAAAGGCCAAAGATGGAGAATGAAGAGTTTGAAGCACAACTGGAGCTCAAAATTACTGCAAAAGCTGGAAATCACCTTAAACTTGAAAAG ATCGTTCAGAAGCTTGTAGAGGACAAACTGAGAGTGCTGGAGATGTCCATTTTTGACAGAAGTCTTCAGGAGTTAAAAGACAGAGTTGACCAAATCGACTGTAGGACTAAACACCACACTGCTATGAATACACTACAA GCCAAAATAGCTCGTCTTGCGAAAAAATTTGGAGAGGCCAATCAGGCCtctgaaaataaaaagaaacaggAG GCACTCGCTGCTGCTGCCGCTGCGTCGTCGAACACTACCCCGGCTCCGCCAGCTCCTGCTGCTAAGACGGTTCCAAACAGTCTTCAGACTCAAAG gccTGCTCGTTCCTCAGTGGAGGTAAAGCAGACAACAACAATCGCTGTTGCATCAACCAGCATTCCTTCACCTG cCACTACAACTCCTGCTATCTCTGCTTCTGTTCCCACCACCACGACTTTAGTGTCTCAAACCCCTATACTCCAGCTCATCGCCTCCACTGCAAATGCTGTCTCTAATTTGACTGCGAGCAGCACGACTCAGAGTCCTACCAGCACGTTGGTGTTGAAGAACGGTATGATGGCGACAGGCCAGCCGCTGCTCATCCAGCTGCCTCTGTCCATGGCAAACGGTCAGGCAGGAACTCTTGTAAACATTCCCGTGTCCTCCTTGAATGCGGTCACTTCTTTAAACAAGGCAAAGACTACTGCACCCACTACAACATTTATTCTCAAGTCTGCTCCTACATCGACCGCTGTGCCCTCCGCTGCTACGCTACCCGCTATCCAAGCTCCTGTGTCTCACGTGCCCACTTCACAAATCTCTCTTGCCCGGGCGGTGTACCAGGGCGGTGCAGGAGGAATAACCACACCCAACTCGGGGGTATCTGTGACCTCAGTGAGAGCCCCGACACAGTCTGTATCTGTGGCCGGAGCGATGTCCTCAGCCTCATCGCTTGTGACATCTGGCCCAGCTGCAACCGGATCTACTGCCCCTGGACCGCCACAGGGGACGTCACTCACCACAAAAACAG ACAACCAAGTACCTGGACCTTCTTCATCCAAAGCACCACCGTCCGCACCTCGACCAAAGGGCTCTGTCATCGATCTGACTGAGGAAGATGATGACGTTTTAG TCACAGGAGTAAAGAGCGCCACAGTTACCACAGCCACTGCTATACGCTCACAAACAAGCATCACAA GTACAGCCAGATCATCCCCTCAGACAAACCCAACCTCTAGCAGTAATCCTCAACTCTCGACCCACCATCGCCCTCTACTG gacTCAAAATCCAGAAATACGACTAGTACTCCTACTCGCAGCTCCAGTGttgctctgcctcctcttccttctgCCCCTGTACCACCGCGTTTACCTCCAGAAGCCGAAAAGACCTCAGTCCCTCAACAACCACAGCTAAAGCTCGTGCCAAGTCAGACGGGCATTGTCCTTTCTTGGTGTGTAGCAGAAACAGATTTGACCTGTGCGGCCGTGGACAGCTACCACCTCTACGCTTTCCATCAAGACAACTCAAACAGCAACCCATCTCAGCAGCACTGGAAAAAGATCGGAGAGGTCAAGGCCCTTCCTCTGCCAATGGCCTGCACGCTGACCCAGTTTCAGACTGGCTCGACTTATCATTTCGCTGTTCGAGCTAAAGACATATATGGGCGATTTGGTGCTTTCTGTGAACCGCAGTGCACTAATGTTATCAATTCAAGCTCTAGTTGA
- the atf7ip gene encoding activating transcription factor 7-interacting protein 1 isoform X1 encodes MEVVVNEEKKKIFRARKTMKISDRQQLETLHSTLLTSSSGLSNSPPPLMNGTHKEDGPNPEDNQQGQLEPVSPNDESPSSPTPELSLNLSPSPESAESPNAKDDLPGSPVSPFHSLNSELKKLENDESRPSSPNLNLDIPSEKAPKQTPEDHTEPVAENEAVEDDTTEDQAESTNSVKDSEGLPPQSPVVQTDCSEPMETDSGSTKAVDSATAETKTDKQTDEKTPSSLSSNEVVSSPSSACKAEATVTEKDAEPEKVKEKNVPVAEVKKEAKVAVDLKTKVKSEKDTIKQARPSSTPPSDAVKEERTSGIKRTLSEGFEPNGPSISREVKRPKMENEEFEAQLELKITAKAGNHLKLEKIVQKLVEDKLRVLEMSIFDRSLQELKDRVDQIDCRTKHHTAMNTLQAKIARLAKKFGEANQASENKKKQEALAAAAAASSNTTPAPPAPAAKTVPNSLQTQRPARSSVEVKQTTTIAVASTSIPSPATTTPAISASVPTTTTLVSQTPILQLIASTANAVSNLTASSTTQSPTSTLVLKNGMMATGQPLLIQLPLSMANGQAGTLVNIPVSSLNAVTSLNKAKTTAPTTTFILKSAPTSTAVPSAATLPAIQAPVSHVPTSQISLARAVYQGGAGGITTPNSGVSVTSVRAPTQSVSVAGAMSSASSLVTSGPAATGSTAPGPPQGTSLTTKTDNQVPGPSSSKAPPSAPRPKGSVIDLTEEDDDVLVTGVKSATVTTATAIRSQTSITSTARSSPQTNPTSSSNPQLSTHHRPLLDSKSRNTTSTPTRSSSVALPPLPSAPVPPRLPPEAEKTSVPQQPQLKLVPSQTGIVLSWCVAETDLTCAAVDSYHLYAFHQDNSNSNPSQQHWKKIGEVKALPLPMACTLTQFQTGSTYHFAVRAKDIYGRFGAFCEPQCTNVINSSSS; translated from the exons ATGGAAGTTGTTGTGAatgaggagaaaaagaaaatttTCCGTGCCAGAAAAACCATGAAGATCAGTGATCGTCAGCAGCTAGAGACTCTTCACAGCACTTTACTGACCTCGTCTTCAGGTTTGTCAAACTCTCCACCGCCGCTCATGAATGGAACACACAAAGAGGATGGACCAAATCCTGAAGATAATCAACAAGGTCAGTTGGAGCCAGTGTCTCCAAATGATGAGTCTCCTTCGTCTCCCACTCCTGAGCTGTCCCTAAATCTGTCCCCCTCGCCTGAATCTGCAGAAAGTCCAAATGCAAAGGATGACCTGCCTGGCTCTCCAGTATCTCCATTCCACTCGCTAAATTCTGAACTGAAAAAATTAGAGAATGACGAGTCACGCCCTTCATCCCCAAATTTAAACCTGGACATTCCATCCGAAAAGGCCCCCAAACAAACTCCAGAAGACCACACTGAGCCAGTCGCTGAAAACGAAGCC GTGGAAGATGACACTACAGAGGATCAAGCAGAATCAACAAATTCTGTGAAGGATTCTGAAGGCCTGCCTCCTCAGTCTCCTGTGGTGCAAACTGATTGCTCTGAACCAATGGAAACAGACAGTGGCTCCACAAAAGCAGTGGACTCTGCAACAGCAGAAACCAAAACAGATAAACAGACTGATGAAAAAACACCTTCTTCGTTATCTTCAAATGAGGTTGTTTCTTCCCCTTCTTCCGCCTGCAAAGCTGAAGCTACTGTCACTGAAAAAGACGCAGAACCAGAGAAAGTAAAGGAAAAGAATGTTCCAGTTGCCGAGGTGAAAAAAGAGGCGAAAGTGGCTGtcgatttaaaaacaaaagtgaaaagtgaaaaggaTACAATCAAACAAGCCCGACCTTCCTCAACTCCACCGTCAGATGCAG ttAAAGAAGAGAGAACGTCTGGAATAAAACGCACCCTCTCAGAGGGATTTGAACCCAATGGACCTTCTATAAGCAGAGAAGTCAAAAGGCCAAAGATGGAGAATGAAGAGTTTGAAGCACAACTGGAGCTCAAAATTACTGCAAAAGCTGGAAATCACCTTAAACTTGAAAAG ATCGTTCAGAAGCTTGTAGAGGACAAACTGAGAGTGCTGGAGATGTCCATTTTTGACAGAAGTCTTCAGGAGTTAAAAGACAGAGTTGACCAAATCGACTGTAGGACTAAACACCACACTGCTATGAATACACTACAA GCCAAAATAGCTCGTCTTGCGAAAAAATTTGGAGAGGCCAATCAGGCCtctgaaaataaaaagaaacaggAG GCACTCGCTGCTGCTGCCGCTGCGTCGTCGAACACTACCCCGGCTCCGCCAGCTCCTGCTGCTAAGACGGTTCCAAACAGTCTTCAGACTCAAAG gccTGCTCGTTCCTCAGTGGAGGTAAAGCAGACAACAACAATCGCTGTTGCATCAACCAGCATTCCTTCACCTG cCACTACAACTCCTGCTATCTCTGCTTCTGTTCCCACCACCACGACTTTAGTGTCTCAAACCCCTATACTCCAGCTCATCGCCTCCACTGCAAATGCTGTCTCTAATTTGACTGCGAGCAGCACGACTCAGAGTCCTACCAGCACGTTGGTGTTGAAGAACGGTATGATGGCGACAGGCCAGCCGCTGCTCATCCAGCTGCCTCTGTCCATGGCAAACGGTCAGGCAGGAACTCTTGTAAACATTCCCGTGTCCTCCTTGAATGCGGTCACTTCTTTAAACAAGGCAAAGACTACTGCACCCACTACAACATTTATTCTCAAGTCTGCTCCTACATCGACCGCTGTGCCCTCCGCTGCTACGCTACCCGCTATCCAAGCTCCTGTGTCTCACGTGCCCACTTCACAAATCTCTCTTGCCCGGGCGGTGTACCAGGGCGGTGCAGGAGGAATAACCACACCCAACTCGGGGGTATCTGTGACCTCAGTGAGAGCCCCGACACAGTCTGTATCTGTGGCCGGAGCGATGTCCTCAGCCTCATCGCTTGTGACATCTGGCCCAGCTGCAACCGGATCTACTGCCCCTGGACCGCCACAGGGGACGTCACTCACCACAAAAACAG ACAACCAAGTACCTGGACCTTCTTCATCCAAAGCACCACCGTCCGCACCTCGACCAAAGGGCTCTGTCATCGATCTGACTGAGGAAGATGATGACGTTTTAG TCACAGGAGTAAAGAGCGCCACAGTTACCACAGCCACTGCTATACGCTCACAAACAAGCATCACAA GTACAGCCAGATCATCCCCTCAGACAAACCCAACCTCTAGCAGTAATCCTCAACTCTCGACCCACCATCGCCCTCTACTG gacTCAAAATCCAGAAATACGACTAGTACTCCTACTCGCAGCTCCAGTGttgctctgcctcctcttccttctgCCCCTGTACCACCGCGTTTACCTCCAGAAGCCGAAAAGACCTCAGTCCCTCAACAACCACAGCTAAAGCTCGTGCCAAGTCAGACGGGCATTGTCCTTTCTTGGTGTGTAGCAGAAACAGATTTGACCTGTGCGGCCGTGGACAGCTACCACCTCTACGCTTTCCATCAAGACAACTCAAACAGCAACCCATCTCAGCAGCACTGGAAAAAGATCGGAGAGGTCAAGGCCCTTCCTCTGCCAATGGCCTGCACGCTGACCCAGTTTCAGACTGGCTCGACTTATCATTTCGCTGTTCGAGCTAAAGACATATATGGGCGATTTGGTGCTTTCTGTGAACCGCAGTGCACTAATGTTATCAATTCAAGCTCTAGTTGA